CCTCGTCAAACACTTGAGCCGTAGTCTTCTCGCTCTTGTCAAAGCCAATTACTTTGCTCGTCGGGCAGTGATCATCGCAATTACAGCGAGAATCAGGCTCGtccgtcgttgtcgtcgtctcGGGCGGCGTCGTTGTCTCCTGCTTGTCGTCGGAAGCTGCTACCACAGCAAGAACTGCGAACACTGGACGAGACCCAGCTATAAAGAACTTTGATCCTGACTAAAGGCCACTCGAGGAAGAAAACGAAGCTCTGCCGGGCGTTTCTTGCGTTTTGTATACTTAGGCAAGTTCTCGTGTGGCATGTGTGTGCAAGGAGGAAAAAGTTTTGGGAAATACTGCAAAGACTAAGGGCTTTGGAGTTTTTGTTAGGAAGTGAATTTTTTCCCGTTAAGTGATGTTCGCTGTTTGGTTCCGAGAGTGGAATGTTTCGTGATCCGAAGAGAGTTTTAGCAACtaatatttttgcatttgtAAATATGCTTTAAAAGAGCCCGCATGATTTTGAAATACAAATGATAGGTATTGTTATGTTATTACGCGATGAATTACACGCTATCGGAAATACATTACATGTAGCAATATTGAATAATAACACAAACATGAGCGcgacaataattaataattcattgtTATTTTAATCATTGAAAAACTTACCCAATATAATATGATATCTGACAAACATGGTACAGGAAATGTATTTCGTAGAATAAACAACTCGCAAGCCTTGCACTAAATAAAGTAAACAAGAATATAACTAAAATCACTGAAATGATGT
The sequence above is a segment of the Nasonia vitripennis strain AsymCx chromosome 3, Nvit_psr_1.1, whole genome shotgun sequence genome. Coding sequences within it:
- the LOC116416908 gene encoding uncharacterized protein LOC116416908 — encoded protein: MFVRYHIILVFAVLAVVAASDDKQETTTPPETTTTTDEPDSRCNCDDHCPTSKVIGFDKSEKTTAQVFDEDEDGELIICARSRDSDDRTFPTICHMMCFNGCTKFRVYKTMHDNKEVSHVAAYRENFYKLHDGAC